Genomic segment of Verrucomicrobium sp.:
CCTGCGCATCCTCACCGGCCTCATCCACCCGACGGAAGGGGAGGTCCGCTTCAAGGACGAGCGCCTCCACGGCATCAACCCCGGCGTGGCCATGGTCTTCCAGAACTTCGCCCTCTTCCCCTGGCTCACCGTCAGCCAAAACATCCTCCTGGGCCTGCACAAGCTGGGCCTGGAAGAGCGCGAGCAGTTCGAGCGGCTCGAGCACATCATCGACCTCGTCGGCCTCCAGGGCTACGCCGATTCCCTGCCGAAGGAGCTTTCCGGCGGCATGAAACAGCGCGTCGGCTTCGCCCGCGCCATCGTCGCCCAGCCGGAAATCCTCTGTCTGGACGAGCCCTTCAGCGCCCTGGACGTCCTCACCACGGAAACCCTCCGCACCGAGCTGCTGCGCCTGTGGACCGATCCCGACCTCAGCCTCAACAGCATGGTCCTGGTCACCCACAACATCCAGGAAGCCGTCCTCATGGCGCGCCGCATCGTCGTCCTGGCCTCCCATCCCGGGCGGATTCAGACCGTCGTCGAAAACCCGCTGCCCTATCCGCGCGACCCGGACAGCGCGCCTTTCAAACAGCTCGTCGACCAAGTCCACGGCATCCTCACCCAGACCATCCTGCCGGACGGGCCCGTCACCACCGTCTCCGTCGCCGTCACGCCGGAATCGCCCGACGCCGCCACGGAGGAAAAGGCCGCGCCGCACATCGTCCCCGTCAGCCCGCTGCCGCGCGCGCTCCTCTCCGAAGTGCAGGGCCTGCTCACCCTCCTGGGCGACGTGCCCGAAGACATCTACGACCTCTCCTGCCAGATCGGCAAAGACTTCGGCGCCACCCTCGTCGTCGTCAAAGCCGCGGAATTACTGGGCTTCGTCGACACCCCGGGCCATGACGTCGTGCTCACCGCCCTCGGTAAACGCTTCAACGCGCTCGACACGCAGGAGAAGACGGACCTCCTGCAGGAACAGATCCGCAAAGTGAAGATCTTCGAGCTGGTGCTGCGCCTCATCGACGCGTCGCCGGAGAAGGTGATCGACGAAGATCAAGTGGTGGAGCGGCTTGGAGCCATTTTCCCGCACGAAAAACCGCGCATCCTCTGGAAAACGATCCTCAATTGGGGCCGTTTTGCGGAGCTTTTCAGCTACGACGCGCACGCCCGGCAGGTGCGCCGCTTCGAAAAAGTGAGCTTCACCGGCGACGAAGACGCCGAATAAGCCGAATTTTTTCGTCCCGCATCTCCCTTTCCATCAACGGAAAGCGAGTTTGTACGGAAAAACCTGCAAAAAAACCATTGCCCTTTGCGGTGGTTTTTATATGTTCCTCGTCCCGCTTGTTCTGTTCGCCGCGATATCGGCGCGATGCTTTCGAAAGTTCGAAAGCGCCAAATCGAAAAAAATCGAAATTGGTGCTAGACACTTAGAAAAAGGTACGCATGATACACGGCTCCCACGGAGGCCTAGCCAACGTGAGGATAAAACAATTTTCGGTTTCCGAAGTGAAGCCGATCGTTCTTTGGCAATATTGGGAATCGGTCGCCGGTTGATAAAACCGAGCGAAAGATTTCGAGATAGATGAGACAGCAAAGACGGAAAGCACAAAATTGAATTGTGCGGAACGTCAAGTTCTTAAGAGTATTAACACTCGTTAATCAGCGAGCAATCGCTGGTTGACGTTTTATGACCAAACGACAATTGGACTCGTTCCAATTGGCAAGTGAAGGTCAGTTCAAGCTCACGCTTAAACTCGGTTTCTTTGGGTTCGCTCAAAGCAACCGTTTATTTACGGAGAGTTTGATTCTGGCTCAGAACGAACGCTGGCGGCGTGGATAAGACATGCAAGTCGAACGCGACTTTTTTGGTAGCAATACTAAAAAAGTTGAGTGGCGAAAGGGTGCGTAACACGTGGGAATCTATCGGAAAGTGGGGGATAGCCCGCCGAAAGGCGGGGTAATACCCCATGTGAAGGCAACTTCAAAGTCGGGGACCGCAAGGCCTGACGCTTTTCGAGGAGCCCGCGGCCTATCAGCTAGTTGGTGAGGTAATGGCTCACCAAGGCTATGACGGGTAGCTGGTCTGAGAGGACGACCAGCCACACTGGAACTGAGACACGGTCCAGACACCTACGGGTGGCAGCAGTCGAGAATTTTTCACAATGGGGGCAACCCTGATGGAGCGACGCCGCGTGGAGGATGAAGGTTTTCGGATTGTAAACTCCTGTCACTGCAGAGCAAAGCTTGGGCATTAATACCGCCCAAGTCTGATAGTATGCAGGGAGGAAGGGACGGCTAACTCTGTGCCAGCAGCCGCGGTAATACAGAGGTCCCGAGCGTTGTTCGGATTCACTGGGCGTAAAGGGTGTGTAGGAGGCTAGGTAAGTCAGGTGTGAAATCCCACTGCTTAACAGTGGAACTGCATTCGATACTGCCTAGCTAGAGGATCGGAGGGGGAAACGGAATTCTTGGTGTAGCGGTGAAATGCGTAGATATCAAGAGGAACGCCGGTGGCGAAAGCGGTTTCCTGGAAGATTCCTGACTCTGAAACACGAAAGCCAGGGGAGCAAATGGGATTAGATACCCCAGTAGTCCTGGCCGTAAACGGTGTGCGTTAGGCGCTAGCGGATTCGACCCCGTTGGTGCCGTAGATAACTCGTTAAACGCACCGCCTGAGGAGTACGGTCGCAAGATTAAAACTCAAAGAAATTGACGGGGGCCCGCACAAGCGGTGGAGTATGTGGCTTAATTCGATGCAACGCGAAGAACCTTACCTGGCCTTGACATGCATTGTTCAGGCGATGAAAGTCGCTGGGTCGCAAGACCGAATTGCACAGGTGCTGCATGGCTGTCGTCAGCTCGTGTCGTGAGATGTTGGGTTAAGTCCCGCAACGAGCGCAACCCCTATGACCTGTTGCCGAAAGGATCTCTGGTCAGACTGCCCTGTTTAACGGGGAGGAAGGTGGGGATGACGTCAAGTCAGTATGGCCCTTACGGCCAGGGCTGCACACGTACTACAATGCCCAGTACAGAAGGAAGCAATACCGCAAGGTGGAGCGAATCCCCAAAACTGGGCCCAGTTCGGATTGGAGGCTGCAACTCGCCTCCATGAAGTTGGAATCGCTAGTAATGGCGCATCAGCTACGGCGCCGTGAATACGTTCCCGGGCCTTGTACACACCGCCCGTCACATCATGAAAGCCTATTGTACCCGAAGTCGGTTTCCGCCTAAGGTATGGTCGGTGATTGGGATGAAGTCGTAACAAGGTAGCCGTAGGGGAACCTGCGGCTGGATCACCTCCTTTCTAAGGAGTATGTCGATCCCTACTTCTTCGGTCCTTCGGGACTGCATGAAGCTAGGTTGAACGACAAGGTCGACGGCTAACGCCAAAGGGCAACCTTTGGTTATGCCGTTAAAACCTAGAGCTCGAAAGGGCTCAGGTACTTGATGTTCCGCACAATTCAGTTTTGTGTCTTTTACTTTGCTGGTTTAGAATCCTGGCCAAACAGTCACCTACGGGGGCATAGCTCAGTTGGTAGAGCGGTAGCTTTGCAAGCTATAGGTCAGGGGTTCGAATCCCCTTGCCTCCACGGCAAGGTAGTCTCCCTGACAAAAAGCTTCCAGGGCCTGTAGCTCAGTTGGTTAGAGCATGCGCTTGATAAGCGCAGGGTCACTGGTTCGAGTCCAGTCAGGCCCACCATTCTATCTCGTCTCGATTCCCGATACGGCAACGATTTGCACCGTCAATAAGACGGGGCAGCGTTCTTTGAAAACTACAGGTAACGCGGAAAAGAATTACAACTTTTTTGCTGAATGCGAGAGTCCGGTTTGATCGGCAACGGTCAGATCGGATCCGAGAACCAAATTAAAAAGCTACTAAGAGCACATAATGAATGCCTTGGCGCTGAATGGCTATGAAAGACGTGGCAAACTGCGATAAGCCTCGGGGAGTGGTAAGCACACTTTGATCCGGGGATTTCTGAATGGGGTAACCCAGCCCGAGTTATGTCGGGCTATGCTGGAGTGAATTCATAGCTCCGGTCATGCGACACCTGCTGAAGTGAAACATCTCAGTAAGCAGAGGAATAGAAAATGACAATGATTCCGTAAGTAGTGGCGAGCGAAAGCGGAAAAGCCCAAACCTGGGAGCTTGCTCCTGGGGGTTGTAGGGCCTCAACGTGGACTTGGTTGTGTTAGATGAAGCGGATGGAAAGTCGCCCCATAGAAGGTGAGAGGCCTTTAATCGAAAACACGACCATACCTAGAGGTACCCTGAGTAACACGATGCACGTGAAACTTCGTGTGAATCTGTGCCGACCACGGCATAAGGCTAAATACAAGTCAGCGACCGATAGTGAACCAGTACCGTGAGGGAAAGGTGAAAAGAACCGCTGTGAGCGGAGTGAAATAGAACCTGCAATTATGTGCTTACAAGGTGTTAGAGCCCGCAAGGGTGATAGCGTGCCTTTTGCTTAATGAGTCTGCGAGTTACTGTCCGTGGCGAGTCAAAGCTCCTTTGGAGTGAAGGCGAAGCGAAAGCGAGTCCGAAATGGGCGACCATAGCCGCTGGCAGTAGACCCGAAGGGGAGGTGATCTACGCATGGTCAGGCTGAAGTTTCCTTAACCGGAAATGAAGGGCCGAACACGTGAAGGTTGAAAACTTCTGTGATGAACTGTGTGTAGGAGCGAAAGACTAATCAAACCCCCTGATAGCTGGTTCTCCCCGAAATAGCTTGAGGGCTAGCCTCGTGTGCTGACTTGCGCGGGTAGAGCACTGGATGGACTAGGGTCCACACCCGGATACCGAATCCAATCAAACTCCGAATAGCGCAGGGTGAAACACGGGAGTCAGACAGCGAGGGATAAGCTTCGTTGTCGAGAGGAAAACAATCCAGATCGTCAGCTAAGGTGCCCAAATAGTGCTAAGTGGAAAGGATGTTAAGTTTCTAAAACAGTGAGGATGTTGGCTTAGAGGCAGCCATCATTTAAACAGTGCGTAATAGCTGACTCATCGAGAAACTTAGCGCCGAAAATGATTGGCGATTAAGCACTATACCGAAGCTACGGATACGCCAGGATTTCGATCCTGGCGCATGGTAGGGGAGCGTTCTAAGGGCTGTGAAGCAGGAGGGAAACCAACTGTGGAGCGCTTAGAAGTGAGGATGCAGACATGAGTAGCGATAAGACAGGTTGAATTCCTGTCCGCCGTAAACCCAAGGTTTCCTGGGGAAGGTTCGTCCTCCCAGGGTTAGCCGGGAACTAAGTCGAGGCCGTAAGGCGTAGGCGATGTCAAGCTGGTTTAATATTCCAGCGCCACCGACATTTAAGTAGGAGGGACGCATGTGCGGAGATGAGCGAGGTGTTGAATGTCCTTGTGCCGCAAGGTGACCCAAGGGAGCAATCCTGAGGGGATTCATTAAAGCATGTGCCAAGAAAAGCTCCTATGTATACTAAGGTGCCCGTACCGTAAACCGACACAGGTGGGTGGGTCGAATAGACTAAGGCGCGTGAGTGAAACCTCTTTAAGGAACTCGGCAAATTAACCCCGTAACTTAGGAAGAAGGGGTGCCCTCGAAAGGGGGCCGCAGTTAATCGCGTCAACCGACTGTTTAACAAAAACACAGCTCTCTGCCAAGTCGCAAGACGACGTATAGGGAGTGACACGTGACCAATGCTGGAAGATTACGGTAAGAGGTTAGCCGCAAGGCGAAGCTTTGAGCCCAAGTCCCAGTGAATGTCGGCCGTAACTATAACGGTCCTAAGGTAGCGAAATTCCTTGTCGGGTAAGTTCCGACCTGCACGAATCGTGTAACGAGTTGACGACTGTCTCAAAGAGGAGCTCAGCGAAGTTGTAATGGCGGTGAAGATGCCGCCTTCCTGCAGTAGGACGGAAAGACCCCGTGCACCTTTACTGTAAGCTGTTACTGGATTTTTATGTGGAATACTTAGCGTAAGTGGAAGGCTTTGAAGTGATCCTTGCGGGGATCATGGAGCCGACAATGAAACACCACCTTTTCTTCATGAGAATTCTAACCCCTATTGCCCTGAATCGGGCGGGGGGACAATGGCAGCGGGTCAGTTTGACTGGGGCGGTTTCCTCCAAAAGAGTAACGGAGGAGTTCGAAGGTTCCCTCAGCATGGTTGGTAATCATGCGCCGAGCACATGGGTAGAAGGGAGCTTAACTGCGAGACCAACAAGTCGAGCAGATACGAAAGTAGGACCAAGTGATCCGGTGGTAGAAAGTGGAATTGCCATCGCTCAACGGACAAAAGGTACGCCGGGGATAACAGGCTGATCGCGCCCAAGCGTTCATAGCGACGGCGCGGTTTGGCACCTCGATGTCGGCTCATCGCATCCTGGGGCTGGAGAAGGTCCCAAGGGTCCGGCTGTTCGCCGGTTAAAGCGGTACGCGAGCTGGGTTCAGAACGTCGTGAGACAGTTCGGTCCTTATCCACTGTGGGCGCAGGAGATTTGAGGGGTTCATTCCTTAGTACGAGAGGACCGGGAATGACGAGCCTCTGGTGTTCCGGTTGTGACGTCAGTCGCAGCGCCGGGTAGCTATGCTCGGAAAGGATAAGCGCTGAAAGCATCTAAGCGCCAAGCCTATCCCAAGATGAGATCTCCCCATTAAGATCGAGGTAGACCACCTCGTTGATAGGTCGCGCGTGTACGCACAGTAATGTGTTTAGCGGAGCGATACTAATTATCTGATTGGCTTTATTTTGGTATTCAGCAGGAAATAATGTTCTTTTTCGCTTTGCCTGTAGTTTTCAGAGAACGTAGTTGTTCTTTTTAAAACGAAGGTAACAAGAGCCGCCAGAGATTCTGACGGATGGCAGGAATGCCATTCAGTTAGCCCTCTGGTGACTTAGAGACGTGGCTCCACCCGTTCCCATCCCGAACACGGAAGTTAAACGCGTCATCGCCGATGGTAGTGCTTCTATAGGTTGTGCGAGAGTAGGTTGTTGCCAGTTTTATCCCCCGCCTGGGCGAAAGTCCGGGCGGGGGTTTTTTATTGTCTGGGGTGGGCTCAGGCAGCCTCCGGCGCCGTTGCTTGCTGGGTATTATTTTTTGTTGCTATTGCCTGCAAATGAAGTAGGTATTCCAGACTTCATGCGTGTTTTTAACTTCTCATTGACCATAGCGGCCGCCTTGGTGGCCATCCTCGTCCTGACCAACATTGGCCTGGGCCGCCATAATGCGAGCGTGGCCGGCCAGCTGACCTCCGCGCAGCAGGTGCTGCAGAGCCTGCCCTCTAACCGGCAGGCCCTGGGCGCCCTTGTCGAGCGCGTCAATTCCGCCGCGGCCACGGACCAGCCGCTGAAGGATTTGCTCAAGCGCCTCCAGCTTTCCGTCACTAACTCCTAATTTTATCTGAATATGAGCGACACGATTCCTCCCGTCCCTACCGAAACGAAGACTTCCTGCTGCGCCGGCGGCGAGTGCGCCTGGATGGACTGCTTTAGCTGGCAGATTCCCCTGGCTATTCTCCTGGCCACGCTGCTCTTCACCAACACGCTGGAATTCATCAACCTCTTCGGGCAGCGGAACCGCTTGGCCGACGGCCAGAAGCAGCTGACTCTCCCTGAGGTGCAGAACCAGCTGCGGCAGGCGGCTCTGGTTTCCCAGAAGCTTGATCAGCTGGCGCGAGGCATTGTCTCTCTGGCGCCGAGCGATGCCGCGGCCAAGAAGATCCAGGAAGATTTCCGCATCACGGTGCGCGGCCCTGAGCCGAAGAAGTAGTCCCGGGGATTGCCCCTCTCAAAAAGCCGTCCCGGGTAAACCGGGGCGGCTTTTTTGTTTAGGAGTGGCCTTCGGCTTCCTCTCCCTTGAGGAGGGCCAGCGCTTTGGCGTAGCTGCGGCGCTGGAGGTAGTGGCGGAGCATGGGATCGGCTTGGGAAGCCCATTGCTTTTCCCACGCTTCGAGCGCCCGCATGGAGGGAAGGAGCGGTGGTGGTTCCGGCTGTTTTTGCGCGCCGATGGCGGCCAGGTAGGTTTCCAGCGTTTCCTGGAGGGAGCGCAGCGGGTCCATGCGGATTATTTTAGCGCGGCTTCCGGCGGCTGCCATATAAACCGCCAGGGTTTGGCCGCCCATTCCGCGGCGTAGGCGACGCCGATGCGTGGTCCGGCGGCGATTTCTTTTTTCATGGGCAGGAGGCCGATGTCTTCCACCCAGAGGCGGGCGCCGGTCAAAGGGGCGCGGTTGTCGGCCCGTTCGATGCCCAGGGCCTGGCAGACCATGCCGGGGCCGGCGGCCCACCGGGATTCGGGGATGCCGGGACGGCGCCGGGCGGCCAGATCGCGGCCTTCGACGACGCGCACGGCGCGGATGAGGACGGCCATGGGTTCTCCTTGCGGGCCGGTGACGAAGTTGAGCATGTTGTGGAGGCCGTAGCAGAGGTAGACGTAGGCGATGCCGCCGGGGGCGAAGAGGGGTTCGGTCCGTGGGGTGCGGCGGTGGTTGTAGCCGTGGCAGGCTTTGTCCGGGGCGCCGCCGTAGGCTTCCGTTTCCGTGATGAGGGCGGCGCAGCGGCCCTCCGGTCCCTGGACGACGACCTGCTTTCCCAGGAAGAAGCGGGCCTGGGCCACGGGGTCGGGATCCAGGTAGGCCTGGAGTGGAAGTTTGAGGCCTTTCACGCGGGGGTAGGATACGGCCCTTCGCAGTTGAGCAAACCCCATTTTGGTCTAAGTAAGGAAGCATGGTCCGTATTCTCTGTTTCTTTCTTCTCCTGGCGCCGTTGGCGCAGGCTGCGCATTTGGAAGTGGCCGCCCAGTTCCCGGACCGGCAGGTGACGGGGGTGACGGTTTCGAGGACGGGCCGCCTTTTCGTCAGCTTTCCCCATTGGGAGGAGTTCAAGCATCTCTCCGTGGCGGAGGTGCTTCCGGGCGGCGTGCTCAAGCCTTTCCCGCTGGAGTGGGACCAGGACGGTCCGGGCAGCGCGGCGGCGGGTGTCCCGTCGACCAACGCCTTTTTCTGCGTGCAGAGTGTGGTTTGCGACGATCAGGATATGCTGTGGATTTTGGATACGGGCTCGCCCGGGCTGGCGGGGGTGGTGCCGGGCCAGGCGAAGCTGGTCGGCGTCGATCTGGCGACGGGCCGGGCGAAGAAGGTGATTGTCTTCAGTGGGGAGGCGGCGCCGCCGAAGAGCTATATCAATGACGTGCGGATCGACACGGCCCGGAAGGTGGCTTACCTAAGCGATTCCGGACTGGGCGGCGTTCTGGTTGTCGATTTGGAAAAGGGCGGCGCGCGCCGCGTGCTTCAGGATCACCCCTCGACGCAGCCGGAGGAGGGTTTTGCCCTTCAGGTGAATGGCAAGGTTTTGAGGGGGCCGGACGGAAAGTCGCCCCGGATCGCTTCTGACGGGATCGAGCTGAGCGCGGACAAGGCGATGCTCTATTACCACGCATTGACGGGCCGGACGCTTTACAGCGTGCCGACGGCGGCGCTGCGCGACCCGGCGCTCAAGCCCGCGGAGTTGGCTGCGCAGGTGAGGGCGGTGGCTGACACGGGGCCGGTCGACGGGCTGGGGTTGGGGAAGGACGGCCGGATCTATCTCTCCTGCCTGGAAGATGGTGTGATCCGCAGTGTGGTGCCGGGTGAGGCTGTGCAGGAGGTCTGCCGCGATCCGCGGTTTCTGTGGCCGGACACCTTCGCCACGGGGCCGGACGGAAGTCTTTACTTCACCTGTTCCCAGGTTGAGAACATGCCGCGTTTCAACGGCGGCAAGAGTGCCCGCACGGCGCCTTACGCGGTCTTTCGGCTGTTTCCTTAGGGAATGAAGCTGGGGGCCCGGTGTCCCTTGGTGGGGTGGGGGGAGAGGCCGGTGGTGATCATTCCTTCATGCTGGATGAGGGAGGGGCGCAGGACGGCCAGCGGGCATTCGCGGGTGACGCAGTAGTCCCGGAGGAGGAGGTCGTTGGCTTTGGTGTAAAGGCGGACGCCGTTTGCCTCCACGTAGGAGGCGATTTTTCGGCGGACTTGCGGGGGGTAGTAGATGCCTTGGGCGCCGTAGAAATTGACGGCCTCCATTTCGATGAAGCCCGGGGGGCCGGGCTCGATCTGCAGGGGGGAGTAGAGGCTTAAGACGAAGTCGTCCGGCTTGATGCCGTGGGCGCCTTTGGCCAGGACGGTGAATTTTTGCAGCCAGTTGGAGGTGAAGCTTACGTCGTCCTCGAAGAGGAGGAGTTTGTCTTCCGCCGCCAGCCCCAGGAAGAGGCTGCGCCAGTAGTTGAAGACGGTCTTGTAGTGTACCCGGCGGTCGTCCGGCACGGGGAAGATCTCCATGATCCGGGCTTCCTGCTCGGAGGCGGCAAAGATGCGGGCCAGGCCCATTTCTTCGTAAGGGCGGACGTAGTCGGCGTGGGTGGTGCCGACGATCAGATTCACCGGCAGGAGCAAGGCGGCCAGGGGGTCTTGTTCCAGGAAGCTTTTGAGCGTGGCGTGGATGTATTCGGGCTGACGGTCGATGGTCAGGAAGCTGGCCTTCAGGGGGGTCTTTACCCCCTGGGCGTCCCACTCGGCTTTGCGTTGGAGAGCGGCGGCGACGGCTGCCTGGCTCAGGAGCACCCCCATGTCCCGGCGATCTCTCTAGCGGCTGCTGCGCGTCAGGGTGGCGACGCCGGTGACCTTGCCCGCGTCCCGCATTTCGATGTCCTGATAGAGGCGGGGGGCCAGGGATTGCTCTTGAAGTTGGGCGCAGATTTCCCGGGCGGCGTCGAGGTCCTCGAC
This window contains:
- a CDS encoding DNA-3-methyladenine glycosylase: MKGLKLPLQAYLDPDPVAQARFFLGKQVVVQGPEGRCAALITETEAYGGAPDKACHGYNHRRTPRTEPLFAPGGIAYVYLCYGLHNMLNFVTGPQGEPMAVLIRAVRVVEGRDLAARRRPGIPESRWAAGPGMVCQALGIERADNRAPLTGARLWVEDIGLLPMKKEIAAGPRIGVAYAAEWAAKPWRFIWQPPEAALK
- a CDS encoding nitrate/sulfonate/bicarbonate ABC transporter ATP-binding protein, which codes for MASAPHLAELRGITHRFGGQTTDLALQDVSLTIERNDMVALLGPSGCGKSTLLRILTGLIHPTEGEVRFKDERLHGINPGVAMVFQNFALFPWLTVSQNILLGLHKLGLEEREQFERLEHIIDLVGLQGYADSLPKELSGGMKQRVGFARAIVAQPEILCLDEPFSALDVLTTETLRTELLRLWTDPDLSLNSMVLVTHNIQEAVLMARRIVVLASHPGRIQTVVENPLPYPRDPDSAPFKQLVDQVHGILTQTILPDGPVTTVSVAVTPESPDAATEEKAAPHIVPVSPLPRALLSEVQGLLTLLGDVPEDIYDLSCQIGKDFGATLVVVKAAELLGFVDTPGHDVVLTALGKRFNALDTQEKTDLLQEQIRKVKIFELVLRLIDASPEKVIDEDQVVERLGAIFPHEKPRILWKTILNWGRFAELFSYDAHARQVRRFEKVSFTGDEDAE
- a CDS encoding L-dopachrome tautomerase-related protein gives rise to the protein MVRILCFFLLLAPLAQAAHLEVAAQFPDRQVTGVTVSRTGRLFVSFPHWEEFKHLSVAEVLPGGVLKPFPLEWDQDGPGSAAAGVPSTNAFFCVQSVVCDDQDMLWILDTGSPGLAGVVPGQAKLVGVDLATGRAKKVIVFSGEAAPPKSYINDVRIDTARKVAYLSDSGLGGVLVVDLEKGGARRVLQDHPSTQPEEGFALQVNGKVLRGPDGKSPRIASDGIELSADKAMLYYHALTGRTLYSVPTAALRDPALKPAELAAQVRAVADTGPVDGLGLGKDGRIYLSCLEDGVIRSVVPGEAVQEVCRDPRFLWPDTFATGPDGSLYFTCSQVENMPRFNGGKSARTAPYAVFRLFP